In Populus nigra chromosome 1, ddPopNigr1.1, whole genome shotgun sequence, one genomic interval encodes:
- the LOC133694103 gene encoding uncharacterized protein LOC133694103 — translation MGSIKFLVSRTSRKNLYQLLQNTSLNPSYFPRNIHSLFSRQFHSSQTATFSSSALEPQQTSASAPSPNTRVPATVITGFLGSGKTTLLNHILTSQHGKRIAVIENEFGEVDIDGSLVASHSTASDDIIMVNNGCLCCTVRGDLVKMLLELVKKNRDKFDHIVIETTGLAKPGPVIETFCSDELVSRYVKLDGVVTMVDSKHVLQHLNEVKPRFVVNEAVEQVAYADRIILNKIDLVSEEELKGLTMRIKHINGMAPIKLAKYGSVDMDFVLGVGGYDLERIDSEVHLDNSCSSMHQHGTTQEHHQRHHHNHVHDSAVSSVSIVFEGMLDLDEVDDWLERLIEEKGDDLYRMKGVLSVTGSDQRYIFQGVHSLLDGCPGKTWGPDEKRINKLVFIGRNLDETALRKGFKGCLA, via the exons atgGGCTCCATCAAATTCCTTGTCTCAAGAACCTCACGCAAAAATCTCTACCAACTTCTCCAAAACACTTCCCTAAATCCTTCATATTTCCCTAGAAACATTCACTCCCTCTTTTCCAGACAATTCCACTCCTCCCAAACTGCCACCTTCTCATCTTCTGCTCTTGAACCACAACAAACTAGCGCCTCTGCTCCAAGCCCCAATACTCGTGTCCCTGCTACTGTCATCACTGGCTTTCTTGGCTCTGGAAAG ACAACTTTACTGAATCATATTCTGACATCTCAGCATGGCAAGCGGATTGCTGTCATAGAAAATGAG TTTGGTGAGGTGGATATTGATGGATCGCTGGTTGCCAGTCATTCCACTGCAAGTGACGACATTATTATGGTTAATAATGGTTGCTTGTGCTGTACAGTAAGAGGAGATCTAGTTAAAATGCTCCTGGAGCTGGTGAAGAAAAATAGAGACAAATTTGATCATATTGTTATAGAAACTACAG GACTTGCAAAGCCAGGCCCAGTTATAGAAACATTCTGCTCTGATGAGCTGGTTTCTCGTTATGTGAAACTGGATGGAGTTGTTACTATGGTGGACTCCAAGCATGTCTTGCAACATTTGAATGAAGTAAAACCTAGATTTGTTGTAAATGAGGCAGTAGAACAAGTTGCTTATGCTGACCGTATTATATTGAACAAG ATAGATTTGGTGTCTGAGGAAGAACTGAAGGGATTGACTATGAGAATCAAG CATATCAATGGGATGGCTCCAATTAAGCTAGCCAAATATGGCTCTGTTGACATGGACTTTGTCTTGGGAGTGGGAGGATATGATCTCGAAAG AATTGATTCAGAAGTTCACTTAGACAATTCCTGCAGTTCGATGCATCAACATGGGACCACACAAG AACACCATCAAAGGCATCACCACAACCATGTGCATGATTCTGCTGTCTCTAGTGTCAGTATAGTTTTCGAGGGAATGCTTGACCTTGATGAG GTCGATGATTGGTTAGAAAGGctaattgaagaaaaaggtGATGACTTGTACCGGATGAAAGGTGTCTTGTCCGTCACCGGCTCTGATCAACGATACATCTTCCAG GGGGTGCATTCTTTATTGGATGGTTGCCCGGGCAAAACATGGGGACCTGATGAGAAGAGAATAAACAAACTTGTGTTCATAGGAAGAAATTTAGATGAAACTGCACTCAGAAAAGGTTTTAAAGGTTGTCTAGCATGA